A single region of the Thermotoga profunda AZM34c06 genome encodes:
- a CDS encoding chemotaxis protein CheA yields MNEQYLSVFIDESKEYIQTLNDSLLKLEKDYQDSEAINETFRALHTLKGMSGTMGFETMSKLCHKMEQLLDKIRSKKIKLDSTMLDRLFVGVDVLEKMINSIVKSGTDQLPELDVAEFTQSFEILSAGVESKETSKEQKITEPSVVISESIKKIIDEAVREGYNAYQLTITLSEGTQFKAVRMYMVFKAIEDHGGQILSSKPPVEDIEQEKFDRDVEIVAVIKEEKETLRNIVMSISEIEKVTIKDISHAEEKIVKTVESEEKKEETKTESTKERKRFTQTVRVDIDKLDNLMNLMGELVISRSRIADTLRKYSIKEVDESLSQLNRISLDLQNVVMKIRMVPISFVFNRFPRMVRDVAKQLNKEINFIMQGEDTELDRTFVEDIGEPLLHMLRNAIDHGIESKEERLAKGKPPVGTVILSARHEGNNVVIEVRDDGRGIDRSTVIKKAVEKGLINEAQAESLPDEKVYEFLFMPGFSTKTETTELSGRGVGLDVVKNVVESLNGTVSIESAKNKGTAVTVRLPLTLAIIQALLVKVNNFVYAIPIANIDSTLNISKDQIQRIQDRQVSVIRGEIIPIVKLWDILELPHQSEDTIYNTVIVRVGNRKYGLTVDALIGQEDIVIKSLGKIFSDVRIFSGGAILGDGSIALILDIANIA; encoded by the coding sequence ATGAATGAACAATACCTGAGTGTCTTTATCGATGAAAGTAAAGAATACATTCAAACACTCAATGACTCGTTACTAAAACTTGAAAAAGATTATCAAGACTCAGAGGCAATTAATGAGACTTTTAGAGCGCTTCATACATTAAAGGGAATGTCAGGTACAATGGGATTTGAAACGATGTCAAAGTTATGCCATAAAATGGAACAGTTGCTTGATAAAATTAGAAGCAAAAAAATCAAACTTGATTCGACGATGTTGGATCGACTCTTTGTTGGCGTAGATGTTCTGGAAAAGATGATCAATTCTATTGTCAAAAGTGGGACAGATCAATTACCAGAGCTCGATGTTGCTGAATTCACACAGAGTTTTGAAATACTCTCAGCTGGAGTAGAGAGTAAAGAAACCTCCAAAGAACAAAAGATAACTGAACCATCTGTAGTTATATCTGAATCTATCAAAAAAATCATTGATGAAGCTGTGAGGGAAGGATACAATGCATATCAGTTGACTATCACGCTATCTGAAGGCACTCAGTTCAAAGCTGTTAGAATGTACATGGTTTTCAAGGCTATTGAAGATCATGGTGGACAGATACTGAGTTCTAAGCCACCTGTTGAAGATATCGAGCAGGAAAAATTCGATCGGGATGTAGAAATAGTTGCAGTAATCAAGGAAGAAAAAGAAACATTAAGGAATATTGTGATGTCTATATCAGAAATAGAAAAAGTTACCATTAAGGATATTTCACACGCAGAAGAAAAAATTGTCAAGACAGTTGAATCCGAAGAGAAAAAAGAAGAAACCAAAACCGAGTCAACAAAAGAGAGAAAAAGATTCACTCAGACTGTTCGCGTTGACATCGATAAATTGGATAACCTGATGAATTTGATGGGCGAACTTGTGATTTCAAGGAGCAGGATAGCTGATACACTTAGAAAATATAGTATAAAAGAGGTCGATGAAAGTCTGTCGCAATTAAATAGAATTAGTTTGGATCTACAAAATGTTGTGATGAAAATAAGAATGGTTCCGATATCATTTGTGTTTAATAGATTCCCGAGGATGGTTAGGGACGTAGCAAAACAGTTGAACAAAGAGATCAACTTCATCATGCAAGGAGAAGACACAGAGTTGGATAGAACCTTTGTCGAGGATATAGGTGAACCTTTGTTACACATGTTAAGAAACGCAATAGATCATGGTATAGAATCAAAAGAAGAACGTTTGGCAAAGGGTAAGCCACCAGTTGGAACAGTTATACTTTCAGCAAGACATGAAGGAAACAATGTGGTCATAGAGGTCAGGGACGACGGTCGGGGGATTGATAGATCAACTGTTATCAAGAAAGCCGTCGAGAAAGGATTAATAAATGAAGCGCAAGCTGAATCATTACCCGATGAGAAGGTTTACGAATTCCTCTTCATGCCTGGTTTCTCAACAAAAACCGAGACTACGGAGCTGTCGGGTCGAGGAGTCGGGTTGGATGTGGTTAAAAATGTTGTTGAGTCATTAAATGGAACAGTGAGTATAGAGAGTGCGAAAAACAAAGGAACAGCAGTAACAGTGAGATTACCATTAACGCTTGCTATAATCCAAGCACTTCTTGTGAAGGTCAATAATTTTGTTTATGCGATTCCAATTGCGAATATCGACAGCACTTTGAATATTTCAAAGGACCAAATTCAGAGAATTCAGGATCGTCAAGTTTCAGTCATAAGGGGAGAAATCATTCCAATTGTGAAGTTGTGGGATATATTAGAATTACCACACCAATCGGAAGACACTATTTATAATACTGTCATAGTCCGAGTTGGAAACAGAAAATACGGATTAACAGTTGATGCATTAATAGGACAAGAAGATATAGTGATCAAATCTCTCGGCAAGATTTTTAGCGATGTTAGAATCTTCAGTGGTGGTGCAATACTTGGAGACGGTAGCATAGCTTTGATACTCGACATAGCAAATATTGCTTGA
- a CDS encoding chemotaxis protein CheW has translation MQNETEFEVFVFDVGGQEMAFDVEHVSVVIEKPDITPVPRSKKTVLGVMNLRGRIVPVINLGMLLGIDSEKTGDEKVIVVNLEEIEVSFLVNKVKGVSRCDISEVEKLHELEKFGEKCKGIIKKGEELIVYLNLEKILGELIAVGEYSSEGVW, from the coding sequence ATGCAGAATGAAACAGAATTTGAGGTATTCGTTTTTGATGTTGGTGGACAAGAAATGGCATTCGATGTTGAACATGTGAGTGTGGTCATAGAGAAACCAGATATAACGCCGGTACCAAGGTCCAAGAAAACCGTACTTGGTGTTATGAACCTGCGTGGAAGAATAGTGCCTGTGATAAACCTGGGTATGTTATTAGGTATCGATTCCGAGAAAACAGGGGATGAAAAAGTGATAGTCGTGAATTTGGAAGAAATTGAGGTGAGCTTTTTGGTCAACAAAGTCAAAGGAGTCTCGCGATGTGATATATCAGAAGTTGAGAAATTACATGAACTTGAGAAATTCGGTGAAAAATGTAAAGGTATCATCAAAAAAGGTGAAGAATTAATAGTGTACTTGAACCTGGAAAAAATACTCGGCGAGCTGATCGCCGTTGGAGAATACAGTAGTGAGGGGGTATGGTAA
- the cheY gene encoding chemotaxis protein CheY, with protein sequence MAKRVLIVDDAAFMRMLLKDIITKAGYEVAGEAANGVEAVEKFKELKPDIVTMDITMPEMNGIDAIKKIREFAPDAKIIVCSAMGQQAMVIEAIQAGAKDFIVKPFQHSRVIEALQKIG encoded by the coding sequence ATGGCAAAACGAGTACTAATAGTCGATGATGCTGCGTTTATGAGAATGCTTCTCAAGGACATAATAACAAAAGCAGGGTATGAAGTTGCCGGAGAAGCAGCGAATGGAGTTGAAGCTGTCGAAAAATTCAAAGAATTGAAACCAGATATAGTCACCATGGACATCACTATGCCCGAGATGAACGGTATCGACGCGATTAAAAAGATCAGAGAGTTTGCACCAGATGCCAAGATTATCGTCTGTAGTGCTATGGGTCAGCAAGCAATGGTAATAGAAGCAATCCAGGCAGGAGCAAAAGACTTCATCGTCAAACCATTTCAGCACAGCAGGGTCATAGAGGCTCTTCAGAAAATTGGCTGA
- a CDS encoding FliO/MopB family protein produces MQVLLAFAFLIGFLGIVYFIVKRRNIFGASKNIKVLERHYIDKNCSVVLVRVMENYFFLLVTPNSATILKELSQSDIGQLEQTESFSHIFFKKLGRREKGTEEK; encoded by the coding sequence TTGCAGGTACTTTTAGCCTTTGCTTTTTTGATAGGTTTTCTTGGTATAGTATATTTCATCGTCAAAAGACGAAACATATTCGGTGCATCAAAAAATATCAAGGTACTCGAAAGACATTACATAGACAAAAATTGCTCTGTGGTTTTAGTTCGAGTCATGGAGAATTATTTTTTCCTACTTGTTACACCGAATAGTGCGACTATTCTTAAAGAATTGTCACAGAGTGATATAGGTCAATTGGAGCAAACCGAGAGTTTTTCACACATCTTTTTCAAGAAACTTGGAAGACGTGAGAAAGGAACCGAAGAAAAATGA
- the fliP gene encoding flagellar type III secretion system pore protein FliP (The bacterial flagellar biogenesis protein FliP forms a type III secretion system (T3SS)-type pore required for flagellar assembly.), whose product MRKVLVLVLIFLPTLILPQDELPFPSISIGISPAQNQRDLVVTLEILLILTILSLAPSIIILFTSFTRIIVAFSFLRNALGTRQTPPSQVLVGLALFLTFFIMQPVWTDIYNGAITPYMKGEIGYQELFSRMMQRVRVFMVNELINHHNEDNAFLLASSVGQKYDKIDDIPNTIIIPAFVLGELELGFKMGVLLYIPFIVIDMVVASVLLGMGMIMIPPVLISLPFKVLLFIAVNGWDLVVAGLIKSFAR is encoded by the coding sequence ATGAGAAAAGTCCTGGTGTTGGTACTTATTTTTCTGCCAACATTGATTCTTCCTCAAGATGAGTTACCTTTTCCTTCGATCAGTATAGGAATTTCACCTGCCCAGAACCAAAGAGATTTGGTTGTAACACTTGAAATCCTCCTTATTTTGACAATATTGAGCTTGGCGCCAAGTATCATAATTCTTTTCACATCTTTCACAAGAATAATAGTCGCATTCTCATTTTTGAGAAATGCCCTCGGTACAAGACAAACGCCTCCTTCCCAAGTACTCGTCGGTTTGGCACTTTTTTTAACGTTTTTTATCATGCAACCCGTTTGGACCGACATATACAACGGAGCAATCACGCCTTATATGAAAGGAGAGATAGGTTATCAAGAACTTTTTTCAAGAATGATGCAAAGAGTCCGTGTTTTCATGGTGAATGAGTTAATAAACCATCACAACGAGGACAATGCGTTTTTGCTTGCATCGAGTGTTGGGCAAAAGTATGACAAGATCGATGACATTCCAAATACGATAATCATACCTGCCTTTGTGCTCGGTGAACTTGAGTTGGGATTCAAAATGGGTGTATTGTTGTATATTCCTTTCATTGTGATAGACATGGTCGTTGCAAGTGTATTACTTGGCATGGGTATGATCATGATTCCGCCGGTATTGATTTCACTTCCCTTCAAGGTGCTCCTATTCATAGCGGTAAATGGTTGGGATTTGGTTGTGGCGGGTTTGATAAAAAGTTTTGCGAGGTGA
- the fliQ gene encoding flagellar biosynthesis protein FliQ has product MTLDLFIDAFKDGIQTIIVVITPVLLVSLIVGLVISIFQAVTQIHEQTLTFAPKIILMLLTITFLGSWMFEKLIEYAQEMWEKLIGMI; this is encoded by the coding sequence ATGACCCTTGATCTTTTTATAGATGCATTCAAAGATGGTATTCAGACAATTATAGTTGTGATTACGCCTGTTTTGTTGGTCAGTCTAATAGTTGGACTTGTGATAAGTATCTTCCAAGCTGTAACACAAATACACGAACAGACATTGACATTTGCTCCAAAGATAATACTCATGTTGCTAACCATAACATTCCTGGGAAGCTGGATGTTTGAAAAACTCATAGAATATGCTCAAGAAATGTGGGAAAAGCTGATCGGAATGATCTGA
- the fliR gene encoding flagellar biosynthetic protein FliR: MDLRQFVETKFLCWVLIVTRTAGMFTIAPFFGDWFLPVQIKILLVIFLGWTSLPAVNESIALNTPVLQIVLAIFSNYTFGLAIGFLALLPVVAMSVSGEIFGTQMGFAMSSVFDPQREEVPLQGELLYMLGLYVFVALKGHLLVYQAIVDSLRVVPLSRTITNFDFVNILTSKTTEMFEIAMKIGLPMIGFMLVVSIALGIVSRLVPQMNVFMVGMPLKVLVGLILFAGMIPIWADVFSQIANKTINFLNYFVQTFSK; encoded by the coding sequence TTGGATCTGAGACAATTTGTTGAAACCAAGTTTCTATGTTGGGTCTTAATAGTCACACGAACTGCAGGAATGTTCACAATAGCACCATTCTTTGGTGATTGGTTTTTACCTGTTCAGATAAAGATTTTGTTAGTTATTTTCTTGGGCTGGACATCTTTACCTGCAGTGAATGAATCTATAGCCCTGAATACACCAGTACTACAGATTGTGTTGGCGATCTTTAGTAATTATACATTTGGACTTGCCATAGGGTTCTTAGCTCTCCTTCCAGTTGTGGCAATGAGTGTCTCTGGTGAAATATTTGGAACTCAAATGGGCTTTGCTATGTCGTCTGTTTTCGATCCCCAAAGAGAAGAGGTACCTTTGCAAGGAGAGCTTTTGTACATGCTTGGTTTGTATGTATTTGTTGCACTCAAAGGACATTTGTTGGTTTACCAAGCGATTGTAGATTCTCTCAGAGTTGTTCCATTATCAAGAACAATTACAAACTTCGATTTTGTCAATATCTTAACCAGTAAGACTACTGAGATGTTTGAAATAGCGATGAAAATAGGACTACCAATGATAGGATTTATGCTCGTTGTCTCAATAGCTCTGGGTATAGTATCAAGACTTGTACCACAAATGAATGTTTTCATGGTTGGAATGCCATTGAAGGTTCTGGTTGGCCTCATACTCTTTGCGGGGATGATACCGATATGGGCAGATGTCTTTTCCCAGATTGCAAACAAAACCATAAATTTCCTGAACTATTTTGTGCAAACATTTTCAAAATAG
- the flhB gene encoding flagellar biosynthesis protein FlhB: MGRCLFPDCKQNHKFPELFCANIFKIDLQLFADPERTEKPTPRRRRKAREEGQVAVSRELNMAVSFLVGTVVMRFIMQRLIDFSISGSIPFLFLDDFDTLDKISSRVYQMFKDVLLMLIVLFFSLAISSVVVGALQTRFLLSFKPLKADLKRINPIEGFKRMFSTRSLFELAKSIFKMIIVGYVAYTVIRPKFNSFSLYSDIEVGNSMKFVFDIAYEVMLKCSIALLVLAIVDYFYQRWEFEKSIRMTKQELKEEYREVEGSPEVKRRQREIMARLSRGRMLQQVPQADVVITNPTHIAVALKYDPDEMEAPVVLAKGMDEIAQKIIEIARQNNIPIVQNPEVARQLYKMTDIGEQIPAGLYRAVAEILAYVYSLR; encoded by the coding sequence ATGGGCAGATGTCTTTTCCCAGATTGCAAACAAAACCATAAATTTCCTGAACTATTTTGTGCAAACATTTTCAAAATAGATCTTCAGCTGTTTGCAGATCCAGAAAGAACGGAAAAACCCACACCAAGAAGGCGTAGAAAGGCTCGCGAAGAAGGGCAAGTAGCTGTATCCAGAGAACTCAATATGGCAGTATCATTCTTAGTAGGAACTGTTGTTATGAGATTTATCATGCAAAGACTCATCGATTTTTCAATATCAGGAAGTATCCCATTTTTGTTTTTAGATGACTTTGATACATTGGACAAAATTTCTTCGCGGGTTTATCAGATGTTCAAAGATGTACTATTGATGTTGATTGTTTTATTTTTCTCGCTTGCAATATCTTCGGTGGTAGTTGGAGCATTGCAAACACGTTTTCTTTTATCTTTCAAGCCATTAAAAGCTGATTTGAAGAGAATAAATCCGATAGAGGGATTCAAAAGGATGTTTTCAACAAGAAGCCTCTTTGAACTTGCAAAGTCAATATTCAAGATGATCATTGTTGGTTATGTGGCTTATACTGTGATCAGACCAAAATTCAATTCCTTTAGTCTTTATTCAGACATAGAAGTGGGTAACTCAATGAAATTTGTATTCGATATAGCCTACGAAGTGATGCTCAAGTGTTCAATTGCCTTGCTTGTATTGGCAATTGTTGATTATTTCTACCAAAGATGGGAATTTGAAAAAAGTATACGAATGACAAAACAAGAATTGAAAGAGGAATATCGAGAAGTAGAAGGTAGTCCTGAAGTCAAGAGAAGGCAAAGAGAGATCATGGCAAGATTATCAAGAGGAAGAATGCTTCAGCAAGTACCCCAAGCCGATGTTGTGATCACAAACCCAACTCACATAGCCGTTGCTTTGAAATACGATCCCGATGAAATGGAAGCACCAGTTGTTTTGGCAAAAGGTATGGATGAAATTGCCCAAAAGATAATTGAAATAGCAAGGCAAAACAATATACCAATCGTCCAAAACCCCGAAGTCGCTCGGCAGCTTTACAAAATGACAGACATAGGCGAACAAATACCGGCAGGACTCTACCGAGCAGTTGCTGAAATATTAGCCTACGTTTATTCTCTACGATAG
- the flhA gene encoding flagellar biosynthesis protein FlhA produces the protein MKNVDIFVAVLIVAIVFLMILPIPDIMLDFFQLLNIALSLVILLSTMYIKHALDMSSFPTLLLIITLFRLGLNVASTRLILLEGEKFQGRVIRTFGEFVVKGDYIVGLVVFIILVIIQFIVITRGAERIAEVAARFTLDAMPGKQMSVDADLNAGLITEQEARQRRETIRREADFYGAMDGATKFVRGDAIASIIIVLVNIIGGILIGILKHGLSIADAAKVYTLLTVGDGLVSQIPALLVSTATGILVSRAASKENLGQDLVKELSSERKVIVITGVILAFLGIATPLPMTSTIIGIIFIALALYTARAVPQKVAPAPAGPAPTAPAKPILTTPQEVAEVLQTDTVEVEIGYGLLPLADPSQGGDLLERVTMIRKQIAFDLGLVISPVRIRDSVLLKPNEYLIKIRGAEVARYELMPNRLLAINPGTAVEKIPGIQAKEPAFGLNAFWIEPSRKDEATRLGYTVVDPPTVFATHLTEVLKRNAADLLGARELNMLIDGLREKFPQLVSDLIPGVLKPTDVKKILQKLLSEGISIRNLPLIFETLLEYGEKSTDMVYLVEQIRRALRRQIVQSIVSDDGKVHAIAFDHELEKRTLDSLQDVNGEKKITLNPQILRELMEKTSKQLEGLMKKGFSPVIVCSGAIRPYLSSIIRRFLPNVPVIAYEELPDDVTIQVEGVVKL, from the coding sequence ATGAAGAATGTGGATATCTTCGTTGCCGTTCTCATTGTGGCAATAGTTTTCTTGATGATATTACCTATCCCTGACATCATGCTGGATTTCTTCCAGCTACTTAATATTGCACTCTCTTTGGTAATTTTGCTATCTACCATGTATATAAAGCATGCTCTTGATATGTCGTCATTTCCCACATTGTTACTCATAATCACCTTGTTTAGACTTGGACTAAACGTAGCCTCAACAAGGCTGATTCTCTTGGAAGGAGAAAAGTTCCAGGGGAGGGTCATCAGAACATTCGGTGAATTTGTTGTAAAAGGTGACTATATTGTAGGACTTGTGGTCTTCATAATATTAGTTATAATTCAGTTCATAGTGATAACTCGTGGAGCTGAAAGAATAGCAGAGGTTGCAGCCCGCTTTACCCTTGATGCTATGCCTGGCAAGCAGATGAGTGTTGATGCAGATCTCAATGCAGGTTTAATCACCGAACAAGAAGCGAGGCAAAGACGTGAAACAATTCGCAGAGAGGCCGACTTTTACGGTGCGATGGATGGTGCGACAAAATTCGTCAGAGGAGATGCCATAGCAAGCATAATCATAGTACTTGTGAATATAATAGGCGGTATCTTGATAGGTATCCTAAAACACGGCCTTTCCATCGCTGACGCGGCAAAGGTTTATACACTTCTAACTGTTGGAGATGGTTTGGTTTCGCAGATTCCTGCTCTACTTGTTTCGACAGCTACAGGCATATTAGTCTCAAGAGCAGCATCTAAAGAGAATCTTGGTCAAGATCTTGTGAAAGAACTTTCTTCTGAGAGAAAGGTAATAGTGATAACCGGTGTGATACTCGCATTCTTGGGTATTGCCACACCTCTACCCATGACAAGTACCATTATTGGTATTATCTTCATAGCGCTCGCTTTGTATACGGCTCGTGCTGTTCCACAGAAAGTCGCACCTGCTCCAGCGGGACCAGCACCAACTGCACCTGCAAAACCTATTTTGACGACACCGCAAGAAGTTGCCGAGGTTCTCCAAACAGATACTGTGGAAGTGGAGATCGGTTATGGATTACTCCCACTCGCAGATCCATCTCAAGGTGGAGATTTACTCGAGCGAGTGACAATGATAAGAAAGCAAATTGCATTTGACCTTGGACTGGTTATTTCACCAGTCAGAATACGGGATAGTGTACTTCTCAAACCCAATGAATATCTAATAAAAATAAGAGGAGCTGAGGTTGCAAGGTATGAATTGATGCCAAATCGTTTATTAGCAATCAACCCAGGAACGGCAGTCGAAAAAATTCCAGGCATCCAAGCCAAGGAACCTGCTTTTGGTTTAAATGCCTTTTGGATTGAACCCTCAAGGAAAGATGAGGCTACAAGACTTGGTTACACAGTCGTGGATCCACCAACGGTTTTTGCAACACATCTGACAGAAGTATTGAAAAGAAACGCTGCAGATCTACTTGGTGCAAGAGAATTAAATATGTTGATCGATGGTCTCAGAGAGAAATTTCCACAGTTGGTGAGTGATTTGATACCAGGTGTTTTGAAACCAACCGATGTCAAAAAAATATTGCAAAAGCTTTTGAGCGAGGGGATTTCAATAAGGAATCTTCCTTTAATTTTCGAAACTTTGTTAGAGTACGGCGAGAAATCAACAGACATGGTATACCTCGTTGAACAAATCAGAAGAGCTCTTAGACGTCAAATAGTACAATCGATCGTCTCTGATGATGGTAAAGTTCATGCCATAGCTTTTGATCATGAACTTGAAAAAAGAACTTTGGATTCTTTGCAAGATGTGAATGGAGAGAAGAAAATAACACTCAATCCGCAGATCCTCAGAGAATTAATGGAGAAAACCTCAAAACAACTTGAAGGTCTCATGAAAAAAGGTTTTTCTCCTGTTATTGTCTGCTCAGGCGCTATAAGACCATATCTCTCTTCAATCATAAGGAGATTCCTTCCAAATGTTCCAGTGATAGCTTATGAAGAGCTTCCAGATGACGTAACAATCCAAGTAGAGGGCGTGGTCAAACTGTGA
- the flhF gene encoding flagellar biosynthesis protein FlhF — protein sequence MKVKKYMVNDIKEALEQIKKDLGEDAVILSTRSIKKGGFLGIGAKRYLEVTAVCEDKSHQDRVENNEVYKFQELLVKNKEKRQEEEIRELKQMIQEMRSMLSINKQSDLPQNIQKLFKALQTHDVDPVVISRIIEYIRIAYGDIAIDEAFRQKLAEYIIPFMRTEVPQLEKVILLVGPTGVGKTTTLAKLAARLKLVEKKQIAILTLDTYRIAATEQLKTYATIMDIPLRVAYTPREARLELDAMRDFDSVLIDTAGRSQNNDIQMSELKALAETISPHICFLVASMNCKYSDFKDIMNRFAVAKYTHVILTKMDETKSYGHIINVPQSSNAPIAFITNGQRVPEDIIEANARELAYIFSKEVLKVAQSG from the coding sequence GTGAAAGTTAAAAAATATATGGTCAACGACATAAAGGAGGCTCTTGAACAAATTAAAAAGGATTTGGGTGAAGATGCAGTTATACTGAGTACACGAAGTATAAAAAAGGGCGGATTCCTGGGAATAGGAGCTAAGAGATATCTCGAGGTCACTGCTGTTTGCGAGGATAAATCGCATCAGGATAGAGTTGAAAATAATGAGGTTTACAAATTTCAAGAACTATTGGTGAAAAATAAAGAAAAACGTCAGGAAGAAGAGATAAGAGAACTTAAACAGATGATTCAGGAAATGAGATCGATGTTGAGTATAAACAAGCAGAGTGATCTCCCACAGAACATTCAGAAGCTTTTCAAAGCACTTCAAACTCATGATGTTGATCCTGTGGTTATTAGCAGAATTATCGAGTACATAAGGATCGCATATGGTGATATCGCGATCGATGAAGCTTTTCGACAAAAACTCGCCGAATACATTATACCTTTTATGAGAACCGAGGTACCTCAACTTGAAAAAGTGATACTTCTTGTAGGCCCAACTGGTGTGGGTAAAACTACAACTCTGGCAAAACTCGCAGCAAGGTTAAAGCTTGTAGAGAAAAAACAAATAGCTATTCTCACACTTGATACCTACAGGATAGCGGCAACAGAGCAATTGAAAACATACGCAACGATCATGGATATACCGCTGAGAGTTGCCTATACACCAAGGGAAGCAAGACTGGAATTGGATGCCATGCGCGATTTTGATAGCGTTCTGATAGATACAGCCGGTAGAAGCCAGAACAACGATATACAGATGAGTGAATTAAAGGCACTTGCAGAGACGATTTCACCTCATATTTGTTTTCTGGTTGCAAGTATGAATTGCAAGTATTCTGACTTTAAAGATATCATGAACCGTTTTGCTGTGGCAAAATATACACATGTAATCCTCACAAAGATGGATGAGACAAAATCATATGGACATATAATCAATGTACCACAATCAAGTAATGCTCCTATTGCTTTTATAACAAATGGTCAGAGAGTTCCCGAGGATATTATCGAAGCAAATGCAAGGGAACTCGCATATATTTTCTCGAAAGAGGTGCTCAAGGTTGCACAATCAGGCTGA
- a CDS encoding AAA family ATPase → MHNQAEGLLKNQPKVVSVASGKGGVGKTIIAVNLAIVLAQRGEKVLLFDADAGFANAEILMGVTPKNTLKDFLQKRVSLEKIIFQTPYQVDLISTGMDVDDLITFNLQDKSDLYHHLQRVASNYQFVLFDFPPGFNEELERFYASSDHLIMITASEPTSLVNAYTFVKLMTVKGVDPDGFHIVMNMVKDMREGRKVMERFVSVITRFAGIPITSTHLIRYEPMVKDSVNKQTPFVTIKKMSQPALAIYGIADVVTKKQVVKKLSFIDKVKALFGVG, encoded by the coding sequence TTGCACAATCAGGCTGAAGGATTGTTGAAAAATCAACCAAAAGTTGTAAGTGTGGCAAGCGGAAAAGGCGGTGTTGGGAAGACAATAATCGCAGTGAATTTAGCCATAGTACTCGCTCAGAGAGGTGAAAAAGTTCTTCTTTTTGATGCCGATGCTGGTTTTGCTAATGCCGAGATATTGATGGGAGTTACACCCAAAAACACATTGAAAGACTTCTTGCAAAAGCGCGTCAGCCTTGAAAAGATAATCTTCCAGACTCCATATCAAGTGGATTTGATAAGTACTGGGATGGATGTCGATGATCTCATAACATTTAATTTGCAAGATAAATCCGATCTTTATCACCATCTCCAACGTGTAGCATCAAATTATCAATTTGTGCTTTTTGATTTTCCGCCAGGTTTTAATGAAGAACTCGAGAGATTCTACGCAAGTTCAGATCATCTCATAATGATAACGGCTTCTGAGCCAACTTCACTTGTCAACGCATACACCTTTGTAAAATTAATGACAGTGAAGGGTGTCGACCCAGATGGCTTCCATATAGTTATGAACATGGTCAAGGATATGCGTGAGGGAAGAAAGGTAATGGAGAGATTTGTTTCCGTAATAACGAGATTTGCCGGCATTCCAATTACATCGACTCACCTGATTCGCTACGAACCAATGGTCAAAGATAGCGTTAATAAGCAAACACCATTTGTTACGATCAAAAAGATGTCCCAACCGGCTCTGGCAATCTATGGAATAGCCGATGTGGTGACTAAGAAGCAGGTGGTTAAGAAACTGTCATTCATTGATAAAGTCAAAGCACTCTTTGGCGTTGGCTGA